In bacterium, the following proteins share a genomic window:
- a CDS encoding response regulator, protein MARIMIVDDEPHIVETLGLAFKSRGHETIPLSDPATVLSAVMRERPDVIILDLLMPGIDGYKLYHDLMADEHLSSTPVVIITGHSGPLYKRISREIGIALHLTKPFNPLDVVERIEKLIAPGPGNTP, encoded by the coding sequence ATGGCCCGGATCATGATCGTGGACGACGAGCCGCACATCGTCGAGACGCTGGGACTCGCCTTCAAGAGCCGGGGTCACGAGACCATCCCCCTGTCCGACCCCGCCACGGTTTTGAGCGCGGTGATGCGGGAGCGGCCCGACGTCATCATCCTGGACCTCCTGATGCCGGGTATAGACGGCTACAAGCTGTACCACGACCTGATGGCCGACGAGCATTTATCTTCGACCCCCGTGGTCATTATCACGGGCCACTCGGGGCCGCTCTACAAGAGAATCAGCCGGGAGATAGGCATCGCGCTGCACCTGACCAAGCCCTTCAATCCCCTCGATGTAGTCGAACGCATAGAGAAGCTGATCGCTCCTGGTCCCGGGAATACACCGTAA
- the nadD gene encoding nicotinate (nicotinamide) nucleotide adenylyltransferase, which translates to MEKYALFGGSYDPVHLGHLLLATFAREQLDLDRVYFIPAARGPHRDRPPKAAESHRLAMLRLALEGEPTFVLDDIELRQGGVSYTLDTVLRFREMLGGEPVILVGADNLNDLGTWHRVDELVRLARFAYAPRPGCTFDPDRLPAGTRASEIPMPPFGVSSTLVRQRIAAGLSLRWLVPDPVARYIEEKGLYSV; encoded by the coding sequence TTGGAAAAATACGCCCTCTTCGGCGGCAGCTACGATCCGGTACACCTGGGCCACCTGCTCCTGGCGACCTTTGCCCGCGAGCAGCTCGACCTGGACCGGGTGTACTTCATCCCCGCCGCCCGTGGACCCCACCGCGACCGCCCCCCGAAAGCCGCGGAATCCCACCGTCTCGCCATGCTCCGGTTGGCCCTCGAGGGTGAGCCGACCTTCGTTCTGGACGACATCGAGCTCCGACAGGGCGGCGTCTCCTACACCCTGGACACCGTCCTGCGCTTCCGGGAGATGCTCGGGGGGGAACCGGTCATTCTGGTGGGCGCGGACAACCTGAACGATCTGGGCACCTGGCACCGGGTGGACGAGCTGGTGCGGCTCGCCCGCTTCGCCTACGCGCCGAGGCCCGGGTGCACTTTCGACCCCGACAGGCTCCCCGCCGGGACCCGGGCGTCGGAGATTCCCATGCCCCCCTTCGGCGTTTCCTCGACGCTGGTGCGCCAAAGAATCGCGGCGGGGCTCAGTCTACGGTGGCTCGTACCCGACCCGGTGGCCCGTTACATCGAAGAGAAGGGTCTTTATAGCGTATGA
- a CDS encoding response regulator produces MSTRVMVVDDDPDIRSIVKTIFEGDNYTVQTCPSGEEALEQVKVFNPELIILDVMMPGMDGYHVCSELKKDFETAHIPVILLTAKQDIIDLERGVEHSIDDYIAKPFSQRELLARAKMVLSRTRYQLGCNPLTGLPGNLEIEHRLKEVIRADKPYSLFYADIDRFKSFNDYYGYARGDSVIRLLTHCLVQATRVLGKPKDFVGHIGGDDFMMLCYHQDAEKVANRVIELFTEGVGDYFDETDLKRNYYEIKDRTGCLRRYPATLTLTVELVSSEKRRFTTTAEIADVVTELKKFGKGKPGNIVVHERRGMTEGEAANRQGDCSG; encoded by the coding sequence ATGTCCACACGGGTGATGGTCGTTGACGATGACCCCGACATCCGCTCGATAGTCAAAACCATATTCGAGGGCGACAACTACACGGTCCAGACCTGCCCCTCGGGCGAGGAGGCCCTGGAACAGGTCAAGGTCTTCAACCCGGAGCTCATCATCCTGGACGTGATGATGCCCGGGATGGACGGCTACCATGTGTGCTCCGAGCTGAAAAAGGACTTCGAGACCGCCCACATACCGGTGATTCTCCTGACGGCCAAGCAAGACATCATTGACCTCGAACGGGGCGTCGAGCACTCCATAGACGACTACATCGCCAAGCCCTTCTCCCAGCGGGAGCTTTTAGCCCGGGCGAAGATGGTCCTGTCGCGCACGCGCTACCAGCTCGGCTGCAACCCTCTGACGGGCCTGCCGGGAAACCTGGAGATAGAGCATCGGCTCAAGGAGGTCATCCGCGCCGACAAACCCTACTCCCTCTTCTACGCCGACATAGACCGGTTCAAAAGTTTCAACGACTACTACGGCTACGCCCGCGGCGATTCGGTCATCCGCCTCCTCACGCACTGCCTCGTCCAGGCCACCCGGGTGCTGGGCAAGCCGAAGGATTTCGTCGGTCACATCGGCGGTGACGACTTCATGATGCTCTGCTACCACCAGGATGCGGAGAAGGTGGCGAACAGGGTTATCGAGCTCTTCACCGAGGGCGTGGGGGACTACTTCGATGAGACGGACCTGAAGCGGAACTACTACGAGATAAAGGACCGCACCGGTTGCCTGCGGCGGTATCCCGCCACGCTCACCCTCACCGTCGAGCTGGTGTCGAGCGAGAAGCGGCGTTTCACCACCACCGCCGAGATTGCCGACGTCGTCACCGAGCTGAAGAAGTTCGGCAAGGGCAAACCGGGCAACATCGTGGTCCACGAGCGCCGGGGAATGACGGAGGGCGAGGCCGCGAACCGACAGGGGGACTGCTCGGGTTGA
- a CDS encoding response regulator, translating into MSKIMIVDDEPHIVETLSLAFEKRGYQVVGLSDATQCISLAEREKPDVIILDVMMPGMDGYEVFSRLVEDDRVSQIPVVVLTAKTDYIYRRISEGIGAKLHLTKPFAPYTVVDQVERLLNERRGVPTAQP; encoded by the coding sequence ATGTCGAAGATAATGATCGTGGACGACGAGCCGCACATCGTCGAGACGCTCAGTCTGGCCTTCGAGAAACGGGGGTACCAGGTTGTGGGCTTGTCCGACGCGACGCAGTGCATCTCCCTCGCCGAGCGGGAAAAACCCGACGTCATCATCCTCGACGTCATGATGCCGGGGATGGACGGCTACGAGGTGTTCAGCCGTCTGGTCGAGGACGACCGGGTATCGCAGATTCCGGTGGTCGTCCTCACCGCAAAGACCGACTATATTTACAGACGCATCAGCGAGGGGATAGGCGCCAAACTGCATTTGACCAAGCCCTTTGCGCCGTATACGGTGGTAGATCAGGTTGAGCGCTTGCTGAACGAGCGCAGGGGTGTTCCAACGGCGCAGCCGTGA